The Paucidesulfovibrio longus DSM 6739 region TCCCCCGAACCCCCTCCCCTTCCTAAATTTTTCACCTCTCGCGGCTGCGCCGCTCGTCGGGATTTGTTCCAGCCTCTTGGTCTTCGAAAACAGGCAGAGACTTGCCCCAATCCCGCGCCGGGAAGCGGATGCGCAGCATCGATTCCCGGCGCAGAATGGGAGTCCAGAGGGCCGCGGGCCCTCTGGCCGCCGGAGGCATGCATACTTTTCCCTGTCCTCTCTCCCGTCCCGGCGCGAACGCAAAAAAACGGCCCTCCCCGCGAGATGCGCAGGGAGGGCCGTTTGCTTGTCTTTGGTCGGCGTCTCTACTTGAGCACGGCTCCGGTGCTGGCCGAGGTGACGTGTGCGGTGTAGCGGCGCAGGAAGGGCGAGGAGATTTCCTTCTGCTTGGGCGTCCAGTTCTTGCGGCGCTGGTCCAGTTCGGCCTGGTCCACGAGCAGTTCGATGGACCGGGCCGGGATGTCGATTTTGATCCGGTCGCCTTCCTTGACGAGTCCGATGGTCCCGCCTTCGGCGGCTTCGGGCGAGATGTGGCCGATGGCGGCGCCGCGCGTGCCGCCGGAGAAGCGTCCGTCCGTGATCAGGGCCACTTCCGCGCCCAGGCCCATGCCCGCGATGGCCGAGGTGGGGGTGAGCATTTCCCGCATGCCGGGTCCGCCTTTAGGGCCTTCGTAGCGGATCACGACCACGTCGCCGGGGTTGATTTTGCCGTCGAGGATGGCGGTCACGGAATCCTCTTCCGAGTCGAACACGCGGGCGGTGCCTGTGCGCTGCATCATTTCCGGAGCCACGGCGGACTGCTTGACCACGCAGCCGCCCTCGGCGAGGTTGCCGCGCAGGATGGCGATGCCGCCCTGGGGCGAGTAGGCCTTGTCCAGGGGCCGGATCACGTCCGGGTCGAGCACCTGTGCCTTGAGGTCGTCGAGGTTTTGGCCGACGGTCTTTCCGGTCACGGTCAGGGCGTCGAGGTGCAGGTTTCCTGCTTCGGCCACGGCGCGCATCACGGCGGGGATGCCTCCGGCCTGGTCGAGGTCTTCGATGTGGTGGTGTCCGGCGGGCGAGAGCTTGCAGAGGTTGGCCACCTTGCGGCTGATTTCGTCGAAGATGGTCAGGTCGAGGTTCAGTCCGGCCTCGTGGAAGATGGCGGGCAGGTGCAGCACGGTGTTGGTGGAGCCGCCCAGGGCCATGTCCATGGCCACGGCGTTCTGCACGGATTTGTCCGTGACGATGTCGCGGGGCCGGATGTTTTTTTCCAGCAGGTTCATGACGGCCATGCCCGTGTGCTTGGCCAGGCGCACGCGCGCCGAGGAGACGGCCGGAACCGTGCCGTTGCCGGGCAGGGCCATGCCGATGGCCTCGGAAAGGCAGTTCATGGTGTTGGCGGTGAACATGCCGGAGCAGGAGCCGCAGGTGGGGCAGGCGCATTCCTCCAGGTCCGCGAGTTCGGCTTCGGTCATCTTGCCGCGCTTGACCATGCCCACGCCCTCGAACACGGTGATCAGGTCCGAGGTTTGTCCCTTGCGCTTTCCGGCCAGCATGGGGCCGCCGGAGACGATCACGGCGGGGATGTTCAGCCGGAGCATGGCCATGAGCATTCCGGGCACGATCTTGTCGCAGTTGGTGATGCAGACCAGGGCGTCGAAGGGGTGCGCCATGGCCATGATCTCGATGGAGTCGGCGATGATTTCGCGGCTGGGCAGGGAGAAGCACATGCCCTCGTGGTTCATGGCCAGTCCGTCGCAGACGCCGATGGCCGGGAATTCCATGGGGGTTCCGCCGCTCATGCGCACGCCGCTCTTGACGGCTTCGGCCAGGGTGCGCAGGTGCACGTGTCCGGGAATGATTTCGTTGAAGGCGTTGCAGACGCCCACCAGGGGGCGGTCCATTTCCTCGCGGGTCAGGCCCAGGGCGTGCATCAGGGAGCGATGCGGGGCCTTTTCCAATCCTCCGGTCATTTTCTTGCTGCGCATGGCGGTATCCTTTGTCTGAATGGGTCGGATGCTATTGGGCCTGGAAGCTCTTGGCGGTTTCCAGGTCTTTTTCGGCCTGCTCGGCATTGCCCAGCTTCCTCTGAATGGCGGCGCGGGTGCGGTAGCCTTCAGGGGCGCTGGGATTCATCAGCAGGTATTTGTCCGCGTCTTCAAGGGCCTTGTCGTATTGGCCGAGATGGTAGCGCGCGATAGCCCGGTGCAGGCGGTAGACGGCCGTGTTCGGGTCGGCCTCGACGCAGGCGTCGAAGTCCTTTTCGGCGTTCTCGTATTGTTCGGTGTTCAGGTAGAGCTTGCCGC contains the following coding sequences:
- the ilvD gene encoding dihydroxy-acid dehydratase, translated to MRSKKMTGGLEKAPHRSLMHALGLTREEMDRPLVGVCNAFNEIIPGHVHLRTLAEAVKSGVRMSGGTPMEFPAIGVCDGLAMNHEGMCFSLPSREIIADSIEIMAMAHPFDALVCITNCDKIVPGMLMAMLRLNIPAVIVSGGPMLAGKRKGQTSDLITVFEGVGMVKRGKMTEAELADLEECACPTCGSCSGMFTANTMNCLSEAIGMALPGNGTVPAVSSARVRLAKHTGMAVMNLLEKNIRPRDIVTDKSVQNAVAMDMALGGSTNTVLHLPAIFHEAGLNLDLTIFDEISRKVANLCKLSPAGHHHIEDLDQAGGIPAVMRAVAEAGNLHLDALTVTGKTVGQNLDDLKAQVLDPDVIRPLDKAYSPQGGIAILRGNLAEGGCVVKQSAVAPEMMQRTGTARVFDSEEDSVTAILDGKINPGDVVVIRYEGPKGGPGMREMLTPTSAIAGMGLGAEVALITDGRFSGGTRGAAIGHISPEAAEGGTIGLVKEGDRIKIDIPARSIELLVDQAELDQRRKNWTPKQKEISSPFLRRYTAHVTSASTGAVLK